One Fundidesulfovibrio terrae genomic window carries:
- a CDS encoding 30S ribosomal protein S1, protein MVNTEQSETSTPTDMEVNFEAALENYLNEDFGDLEEGVITKGVVVRVGKEHILVDVNFKSEGQIPVSEFTDPEGNVTVGVGDEIDVYVVGKNESEGTIHLSRDRAKRMQLFDKLEDLQDKDDIITGRIQRRIKGGYTVDLGGVEAFLPGSHVDLRPVPDMDALVGKEFEFRVLKINRRRSNVIVSRRVLLEERRESLRRDLLTTLEEGQTVTGRVKNITEYGVFVDLGGLDGLMHITDMSWKRVKHPKEMVSLGDELELKVLSFDKEKQKVSLGMKQLTPDPWQNIADKYPMDRRMSGKVTNLVDYGAFVELEAGVEGLVHISEMSWTRKLRHPSQMVHLGDEVEVVVLGVDPDKKRISLGMKQVKPNPWDLVADRYPEGAVLEGTVKNITEFGIFIGIEDGIDGLIHVSDISWTKKVRHPGEMFKVGDVVRAKVLTVDKQSEKFTLGIKQLSDDPWHDVPARYPVGATVKGTVTNITDFGLFVEVEEGIEGLVHVSEISRKKVKTPAELYKENDQIEARVIHVSADERRLGLSIKSLKDDEDKRKAKEYRTSGPEVGVGLGDLLRQKQEDAQQ, encoded by the coding sequence ATGGTCAACACTGAACAGTCTGAAACTTCTACCCCCACTGACATGGAAGTCAATTTCGAGGCCGCTCTCGAGAACTACCTGAACGAAGACTTCGGGGATCTCGAGGAAGGCGTCATCACCAAGGGCGTGGTGGTGCGCGTGGGCAAGGAGCACATCCTGGTGGATGTGAACTTCAAGTCCGAAGGCCAGATCCCGGTGTCGGAATTCACCGACCCCGAGGGCAACGTCACCGTCGGCGTGGGCGACGAGATCGACGTCTACGTCGTGGGCAAGAACGAGTCCGAGGGCACCATCCACCTTTCGCGCGACCGCGCCAAGCGGATGCAGCTCTTCGACAAGCTGGAAGACCTCCAAGACAAGGACGACATCATCACCGGCCGCATCCAGCGGCGCATCAAGGGCGGCTACACCGTGGACCTGGGCGGCGTCGAAGCCTTCCTGCCTGGCTCCCACGTGGACCTGCGCCCCGTGCCCGACATGGACGCTCTGGTGGGCAAGGAATTCGAATTCCGCGTTCTCAAGATCAACCGCCGCCGTTCCAACGTGATCGTGTCGCGCCGCGTGCTCCTCGAGGAGCGCCGCGAGTCCCTGCGCCGTGACCTGCTCACCACCCTGGAGGAAGGCCAGACCGTCACCGGCCGCGTCAAGAACATCACCGAATACGGCGTGTTCGTCGACCTGGGCGGACTGGACGGCCTGATGCACATCACCGACATGTCCTGGAAGCGCGTGAAGCATCCCAAGGAGATGGTCAGCCTGGGCGACGAGCTCGAGCTGAAGGTGCTCTCCTTCGACAAGGAGAAGCAGAAGGTCTCCCTGGGCATGAAGCAGCTCACCCCGGACCCCTGGCAGAACATCGCCGACAAGTACCCCATGGACCGCCGCATGTCCGGCAAGGTCACCAACCTGGTGGACTACGGCGCGTTCGTCGAGCTGGAAGCCGGAGTCGAGGGCCTGGTGCACATCTCCGAGATGAGCTGGACCCGCAAGCTGCGTCATCCGTCCCAGATGGTTCACCTGGGCGACGAGGTCGAAGTGGTGGTGCTTGGCGTCGATCCCGACAAGAAGCGCATCAGCCTCGGCATGAAGCAGGTGAAGCCCAACCCGTGGGATCTGGTGGCCGACCGCTACCCCGAGGGCGCGGTGCTCGAGGGCACGGTGAAGAACATCACCGAGTTCGGCATCTTCATCGGCATCGAGGACGGCATCGACGGCCTCATCCACGTGTCCGACATCTCCTGGACCAAGAAGGTCCGCCACCCCGGCGAGATGTTCAAGGTGGGTGACGTCGTGCGCGCCAAGGTGCTCACCGTCGACAAGCAGTCCGAGAAGTTCACCCTGGGCATCAAGCAGCTCTCCGACGACCCCTGGCACGACGTGCCCGCCCGCTATCCCGTGGGCGCCACCGTGAAGGGCACCGTGACCAACATCACCGACTTCGGTCTGTTCGTCGAGGTGGAGGAAGGCATCGAGGGCCTGGTTCACGTCTCCGAGATCAGCCGCAAGAAGGTGAAGACCCCGGCCGAGCTGTACAAGGAAAACGACCAGATCGAAGCCCGCGTCATCCACGTCAGCGCCGACGAGCGCCGCCTGGGCCTGTCCATCAAGTCCTTGAAGGACGACGAGGACAAGCGCAAGGCCAAGGAATACCGCACCTCCGGCCCCGAAGTGGGTGTCGGCCTGGGCGACCTCCTGCGCCAGAAGCAAGAGGATGCCCAGCAGTAA
- a CDS encoding hemolysin family protein translates to MLSFILQSCAVFALILANGFFVAAEMAVVTSRKAKLAQMASRGSSGARTALELSEKPEAFLATLQIGITLLTILSGAYGEASLAHHAEELLAEIPALAPYARGLGFGLVVAGITLATLVIGELVPKRLAIAAPEAIASRLARPVSVMLTVAAPLSTVLSASAKLVLRAFGVKEERASHVSEEELRLLVRQAATAGVLEEAERDMLERVMRLGDRPVGTLMTHRSRIVTLDLDEPGRIPEIIRATPFNRFPVVRGGLDNLLGVAEAKDLLAVNVCESALDVLPVLIQPPHVLETTTTFKLLEQLKISGQNLAVVVDEFGDVQGLVTFTDVLRAIVGDLVLPGDSREPRIAVRQDGSWLIDGMTPVAEVFDLLDQDSPEGDFQTLAGFVLHALGRIPSVADSFEHGGCRFEVVDMDGRRVDRVLVQKLSNNLEKA, encoded by the coding sequence ATGCTCTCCTTCATCCTGCAATCCTGCGCTGTTTTCGCGCTGATCCTGGCCAACGGATTCTTCGTGGCGGCCGAGATGGCCGTGGTCACCTCGCGCAAGGCCAAACTGGCCCAGATGGCCTCGCGCGGAAGCAGCGGGGCCAGGACCGCCCTGGAACTCTCCGAGAAGCCCGAGGCATTCCTGGCCACGCTCCAGATCGGCATCACCCTGCTGACCATCCTGTCGGGCGCCTACGGCGAAGCCTCGCTGGCCCACCACGCCGAGGAACTGCTCGCGGAGATTCCCGCGCTGGCCCCCTACGCGCGCGGGCTGGGCTTCGGCCTGGTGGTGGCGGGCATCACCCTGGCCACGCTGGTGATCGGCGAACTCGTGCCCAAGCGCCTGGCCATCGCCGCGCCCGAAGCCATAGCCTCCCGGCTGGCGCGGCCGGTGTCGGTGATGCTCACCGTGGCCGCGCCCCTGTCCACGGTGCTGTCGGCGTCCGCCAAGCTGGTGCTCCGCGCCTTCGGGGTGAAGGAAGAGCGCGCCTCCCACGTGAGCGAGGAGGAGTTGAGGCTCCTGGTGCGCCAGGCCGCCACGGCCGGGGTGCTGGAGGAGGCCGAGCGAGACATGCTGGAGCGGGTCATGCGCCTGGGCGACCGCCCGGTGGGCACGCTCATGACCCACCGCTCGCGCATCGTGACCCTGGACCTGGACGAGCCAGGCCGCATCCCGGAGATCATCCGGGCCACGCCCTTCAACCGCTTCCCCGTGGTGCGCGGCGGCCTGGACAACCTGCTGGGTGTGGCCGAGGCCAAGGACCTCCTGGCCGTGAACGTCTGCGAGAGCGCCCTGGACGTTCTGCCGGTGCTCATCCAACCGCCCCACGTGCTGGAGACGACGACCACATTCAAGCTCCTGGAACAGCTCAAGATTTCCGGACAGAACCTGGCCGTGGTGGTGGACGAGTTCGGCGACGTGCAAGGGCTGGTGACCTTCACCGACGTGCTGCGGGCCATCGTGGGCGACCTGGTGCTGCCCGGTGATTCCCGCGAGCCGCGTATCGCCGTGCGCCAGGACGGCTCCTGGCTCATCGATGGCATGACCCCGGTGGCCGAGGTGTTCGACCTTCTGGACCAGGACTCCCCCGAGGGTGACTTCCAGACCCTGGCCGGATTCGTGCTGCACGCCCTGGGGCGCATCCCTTCGGTGGCCGACAGCTTCGAGCACGGCGGCTGCCGTTTCGAGGTGGTGGACATGGACGGAAGAAGGGTGGACCGCGTCCTTGTGCAAAAGCTCTCAAACAACCTGGAAAAGGCTTGA
- a CDS encoding universal stress protein produces MEQASARHILVAVDGSDNSRRAVEHVAEVLAGTRGFRFTLLHVVAEPDPDYFANDPAKRLEWIANQRSEAIGYLEEYSRILAKAGIDPAAITEEVQELRCPSLAQCILDECTRRGAGVLVLGRQGRGAREELLLGSVSKAAVHNSKGRAVWVVT; encoded by the coding sequence ATGGAACAGGCAAGCGCCAGACACATCCTGGTGGCGGTGGACGGCTCCGACAACTCCCGCCGCGCCGTGGAGCATGTGGCCGAGGTGCTCGCCGGCACGCGAGGCTTCCGCTTCACGCTGCTCCACGTCGTCGCCGAGCCCGACCCGGACTATTTCGCCAACGATCCCGCCAAACGCCTCGAATGGATCGCCAACCAGCGCTCCGAGGCCATCGGCTATCTGGAGGAATACTCCCGCATTCTGGCCAAGGCCGGAATCGACCCGGCCGCCATCACCGAGGAGGTGCAGGAACTGCGCTGCCCGTCGCTGGCCCAGTGCATCCTGGACGAATGCACCCGGCGCGGGGCCGGCGTGCTGGTGCTGGGCCGCCAGGGACGGGGCGCCCGGGAGGAGCTTCTCCTGGGCAGCGTGTCCAAGGCCGCGGTGCACAACTCCAAGGGCCGGGCGGTGTGGGTGGTGACGTGA
- a CDS encoding DUF2231 domain-containing protein, with amino-acid sequence MPEEQRIFTLDELARYDGKDGRPAYVAYKGKVVDVTGSKLWKAGRHMNRHDAGLDLTVDFSQAPHDEDRLARYPQVGVVAVECAVERKDGHDQELPWLLRKSPFFRRHPHPMTVHFPIAFATGAVMFLALYLVTGADLCEAAVHAMNIAGVLFTPVAIVTGFFTWKYNYALNFMTPVKVKLLLSPVLLLQFAAAVIWWMVNPAVLSGGGAGASRFALLVASMLPVMGVVGWFGAGLTFPTHE; translated from the coding sequence ATGCCCGAAGAACAGAGGATTTTCACGCTGGACGAGCTGGCCAGGTACGACGGTAAGGACGGCCGCCCGGCCTACGTGGCCTACAAGGGCAAGGTGGTGGACGTGACCGGCTCCAAGCTCTGGAAGGCCGGACGCCACATGAACCGCCACGACGCAGGGCTGGACCTCACCGTGGACTTCTCCCAGGCCCCCCACGACGAGGACCGCCTGGCCCGCTACCCCCAGGTTGGGGTGGTGGCCGTGGAGTGCGCCGTGGAACGCAAGGACGGCCACGACCAGGAACTTCCCTGGCTCCTGCGCAAGAGCCCCTTCTTCCGTCGTCATCCCCACCCCATGACCGTGCACTTCCCCATCGCCTTCGCCACGGGAGCGGTGATGTTCCTGGCGCTCTACCTGGTGACCGGGGCGGACCTCTGCGAGGCCGCCGTGCACGCCATGAACATCGCCGGGGTACTTTTCACGCCCGTGGCCATCGTCACGGGCTTCTTCACCTGGAAATACAATTACGCCCTGAACTTCATGACGCCCGTCAAGGTGAAGCTTCTGCTTTCGCCCGTGCTGCTGCTCCAGTTCGCGGCGGCGGTTATCTGGTGGATGGTGAATCCGGCAGTGCTTTCCGGCGGCGGAGCGGGGGCGTCCCGGTTCGCGCTGCTGGTGGCCTCAATGCTGCCGGTAATGGGGGTTGTCGGCTGGTTCGGAGCGGGGCTTACGTTCCCCACGCACGAGTAG
- a CDS encoding UbiA family prenyltransferase, with translation MQLSAALPSGAFNRLKPFLALSRTPHGVMDMAMPVAAALLWLGKCPPAGVMLLGIFTVFAGYTAVYALNDLADYKTDRNNFLDGQGDNSGYLDAVYARHPMAMGLISMREGLVWAGCWAVASLLGAYILNPVCALLLLGGCALEVGYCWLLKVSHLRALVNGVVKSLGGVAAVLAVDPAAPLWFPALLFCITFCWEIGGQNIPADWFDLELDRRQGAKTMCVVLGTARAARVSFWTLCAATVLAGALLGLSAAKLPKTLVIAATALNIWIMPWQARMLMIAPSRYSASKLFTKASYFPLVMLGAVVAWMAVR, from the coding sequence ATGCAGTTGTCCGCGGCCCTGCCCTCCGGGGCCTTCAACCGCCTCAAACCGTTCCTGGCCCTGTCGCGCACACCGCACGGAGTCATGGACATGGCCATGCCCGTGGCCGCCGCCCTGCTCTGGCTCGGGAAATGCCCTCCAGCCGGCGTCATGCTGCTGGGCATCTTCACCGTGTTCGCGGGGTACACCGCCGTCTACGCCCTGAACGACCTGGCCGACTACAAGACCGACCGGAACAACTTTCTTGACGGGCAGGGCGACAACTCCGGCTACCTGGACGCCGTCTACGCCCGCCACCCCATGGCCATGGGCCTGATCTCCATGCGCGAGGGGCTCGTCTGGGCCGGTTGCTGGGCCGTGGCTTCCCTTCTGGGCGCGTACATTCTCAACCCCGTGTGCGCCCTGCTGCTGCTGGGAGGATGCGCCCTGGAGGTGGGCTACTGCTGGCTGCTCAAGGTGAGCCACCTGCGCGCGCTCGTGAACGGCGTGGTCAAGTCGCTGGGCGGCGTGGCCGCCGTGCTGGCCGTGGACCCGGCCGCACCGCTCTGGTTCCCGGCCCTGCTCTTCTGCATCACTTTCTGCTGGGAGATTGGCGGGCAGAACATCCCGGCCGACTGGTTCGACCTTGAGCTGGACCGCCGCCAGGGAGCCAAGACCATGTGCGTGGTGCTCGGCACCGCACGCGCGGCCAGGGTGAGCTTCTGGACGCTGTGCGCGGCCACGGTTCTGGCCGGGGCGCTGCTGGGGCTGTCTGCGGCCAAGCTACCGAAAACGCTGGTGATCGCGGCCACGGCGCTCAACATCTGGATCATGCCCTGGCAGGCGCGCATGCTTATGATCGCCCCTTCGCGGTACAGCGCCTCGAAGCTGTTCACGAAAGCTAGCTACTTCCCGCTGGTGATGCTCGGGGCTGTGGTGGCCTGGATGGCGGTCCGGTAG
- a CDS encoding class I SAM-dependent methyltransferase: MFVNWPERFFCNSFVRRFIQRGQAQMWRGMRKMAPGGDALEIGCGNGAGAQLILEYFKPRKLTALDPDPAMLRLARKRLAGPVADGVAEVIEGDAQNLPCESASLDAVFNFGIVHHLEDWRRGIAEVARVLKPGGAFYIEEIFQGLYANAFLRHVVAHPEHDRFQAPQFKAALADKGLVLLPGHHESHMTMLGVAVKREDP; the protein is encoded by the coding sequence ATGTTCGTGAACTGGCCGGAACGCTTCTTCTGCAATTCGTTCGTGCGCCGCTTCATCCAGCGCGGCCAGGCCCAGATGTGGCGCGGCATGCGCAAGATGGCCCCGGGAGGCGACGCGCTGGAGATCGGCTGCGGCAACGGGGCCGGGGCGCAGCTCATCCTGGAATATTTCAAGCCCCGCAAGCTCACCGCTCTGGACCCCGACCCGGCCATGCTGCGCCTGGCGCGCAAGCGCCTGGCAGGACCGGTGGCGGACGGAGTGGCCGAAGTCATTGAAGGCGACGCCCAGAACTTGCCCTGCGAATCCGCCAGCCTGGACGCCGTGTTCAATTTCGGCATCGTCCACCACCTGGAGGACTGGCGGCGCGGCATCGCCGAGGTGGCCCGGGTGCTCAAGCCCGGCGGGGCCTTCTACATCGAGGAGATCTTCCAGGGGCTCTACGCCAACGCCTTTTTGCGGCACGTGGTGGCCCACCCCGAGCACGACCGCTTCCAGGCCCCGCAGTTCAAGGCGGCCCTGGCCGACAAGGGGCTCGTCCTGCTGCCGGGACACCACGAGTCGCACATGACCATGCTGGGCGTCGCCGTCAAGAGGGAAGACCCATGA
- the ubiE gene encoding bifunctional demethylmenaquinone methyltransferase/2-methoxy-6-polyprenyl-1,4-benzoquinol methylase UbiE — translation MRDFEVRRMFDTIAEGYDMQNSMLSLRIDVLWRKKLARLIPADRPVTVVDVAAGTAEVAMEIARQRPRASIVGVDFTPAMLKVGLLKLKKRGLGHRIRMAAGDARRLPLPDACADVATISFGIRNVQERDQALSEFFRILKPGGRLYVMEFSLPDNSVLRFLYKLYFDHVLPPFGNWLSRTDYAYSYLMESVYAFPGPEEFSAELRRAGFTQVGQTPLTGGVARIHAGAKP, via the coding sequence ATGCGCGATTTCGAAGTCAGACGGATGTTCGACACCATCGCCGAGGGCTACGACATGCAAAACAGCATGTTGTCGCTGCGCATCGACGTGCTCTGGCGCAAGAAGCTGGCCCGGCTCATTCCGGCGGACCGCCCGGTGACCGTTGTGGACGTGGCCGCGGGCACGGCCGAGGTGGCCATGGAGATCGCCCGGCAGCGCCCCAGAGCGAGCATCGTCGGTGTGGACTTCACTCCGGCCATGCTCAAGGTGGGCCTTCTCAAGCTGAAAAAACGCGGCCTGGGCCACCGCATCCGCATGGCGGCCGGGGACGCCCGCCGTCTGCCCCTGCCCGACGCCTGCGCCGACGTGGCGACCATCTCCTTCGGCATCCGCAACGTGCAGGAGCGCGACCAGGCCCTGTCCGAGTTCTTCCGGATACTCAAGCCCGGCGGCAGGCTCTACGTCATGGAGTTTTCCCTGCCGGACAACTCCGTGCTGCGCTTTCTCTACAAGCTCTACTTCGACCACGTGCTGCCGCCCTTCGGCAACTGGCTCTCGCGCACGGACTACGCCTATTCCTATCTGATGGAATCCGTGTACGCCTTCCCCGGCCCGGAGGAATTCTCGGCCGAGTTGAGACGCGCCGGTTTCACCCAGGTGGGCCAGACGCCGCTGACCGGCGGCGTCGCCAGGATACACGCGGGCGCGAAGCCCTAG
- the rimO gene encoding 30S ribosomal protein S12 methylthiotransferase RimO, producing MPPSSDIPIYTISLGCPKNLVDSEYLLGGLPGRAKPVDRPEDAAVVLVNTCGFIRPAVEESLSEILGAAEALRGLTPKPLLVVAGCLVSRYGEDLKSGMPEVDLWLTTHELPDWPAKIALALKRKANAQPARLFSSPASYAYLKISEGCRHACRFCTIPSIRGRLASRPLADLETEAKAILASGRKEIILVAQDLTAYGQDMADPSSLRALLERLLPLSGLERLRLLYLYPAGLTPELLDFMKSAGKPLLPYFDIPLQHAHPDILKSMGRPFAKDPRRVIDLVRSRFPGAAIRTSLIVGYPGETRTHFNYLMNFVREVRFQHLGVFAFQCEEGTPAAAMPGQVGMKTRQSRREVIMAAQAEISEEWLSGFERQELDILVDAPHPEWPGLHVGRAWFQSPEIDGVTYVSGPGVKPGAMVRATVEEAKTYDLVALAG from the coding sequence ATGCCGCCCTCTTCCGACATCCCCATATACACCATATCGCTGGGTTGCCCCAAGAACCTGGTGGACTCCGAATACCTGCTGGGCGGCCTGCCCGGCCGCGCCAAGCCTGTGGACCGGCCCGAGGACGCGGCCGTGGTGCTCGTGAACACCTGCGGCTTCATCCGCCCGGCAGTCGAGGAATCGCTCTCGGAAATCCTCGGCGCGGCCGAGGCCTTGCGCGGCCTGACCCCCAAGCCCCTGCTCGTAGTGGCCGGGTGCCTGGTGAGCCGCTACGGCGAGGACCTCAAATCCGGCATGCCCGAGGTGGACCTGTGGCTCACCACCCACGAGCTGCCCGACTGGCCCGCCAAGATCGCCCTGGCCCTTAAGCGCAAGGCGAACGCCCAGCCCGCGCGGCTGTTCTCCAGCCCCGCGAGCTACGCCTACCTCAAGATCAGCGAGGGATGCCGCCACGCCTGCCGCTTCTGCACCATCCCCTCCATCCGGGGAAGGCTCGCAAGCCGCCCCCTCGCGGACCTGGAGACCGAAGCCAAGGCCATCCTGGCCAGCGGCCGCAAGGAGATCATCCTGGTGGCCCAGGACCTCACGGCCTACGGCCAGGACATGGCCGATCCCTCCTCGCTGAGGGCGCTCCTGGAACGGTTGCTGCCTTTGTCGGGACTCGAGCGCCTGCGCCTGCTGTACCTCTATCCGGCCGGGCTCACGCCGGAACTGCTCGATTTCATGAAATCCGCCGGCAAGCCCTTGCTGCCCTATTTCGACATTCCCCTGCAGCACGCCCACCCGGACATCCTGAAATCCATGGGTCGCCCCTTCGCCAAGGACCCGCGCCGGGTCATCGACCTGGTGCGCTCGCGCTTCCCCGGGGCGGCCATCCGCACCAGCCTCATCGTGGGCTACCCCGGCGAGACCCGCACCCATTTCAACTACCTCATGAACTTCGTGCGCGAGGTGCGCTTCCAGCACCTGGGCGTGTTCGCCTTCCAGTGCGAGGAAGGCACCCCGGCCGCGGCCATGCCCGGCCAGGTGGGCATGAAGACCCGCCAGTCGCGGCGCGAGGTCATCATGGCCGCACAGGCCGAGATTTCGGAAGAATGGCTGTCGGGATTCGAGCGCCAGGAGCTGGACATCCTGGTGGACGCCCCCCATCCGGAATGGCCCGGGCTGCACGTGGGCCGCGCGTGGTTCCAGTCGCCCGAGATCGACGGCGTGACCTACGTGTCCGGCCCCGGCGTCAAGCCCGGAGCCATGGTGCGGGCCACCGTGGAAGAGGCCAAGACCTACGACCTCGTGGCCCTGGCAGGTTAG
- a CDS encoding glycosyltransferase family 39 protein — translation MILAPEPSSRPARAWIVAAITLAGFALRFYLLDQQHSWWDEIVTVTRAMLPLDELWTSLKFQGPSPVSTDCSPPLHHLFIHFSLLMGRTDFFLKLPNAVFGTLTIPVVYQMVRRLYGSRAGIWAALFVSLTAFHVSYSRDARWYSLTFLAATFTLWMFLAVLQDGRKRHFAFLALGAAALCYSSYTAVTLLGSLVLSLGIWRAFSSPGGKPANRRAAGVLLALLTAGVIYLPWVGGQINTYFAFHDPSVTRPFTLEGFLKLLPPFLAPHYFSQFDLRPLAVGVTLAGTAAFAARGRLFQFLVLALWTFLPVIAAYNAKIAFGLSPKYLMPLFFFLATMIGAGVDWLAGLASHTAGRFESAARWTMGAALTLALCWMSLAHYPDHFLNPLDSYKEPMSWLARQQYNARYLLFGKSRQHKAIADWYLPGVYAGAESLDATGYKRAVVLRNTGAASPEGARVINDMQTSRMGILNRAPLLIVPDSQGRWHYEDRFGDFRAYSDASKLHNVCVQPDFTNMAQYDLTAPGEVEYTFANPTGRAIEDLTVRLGVQLSRVEFITPDTVLELLAAGPDGKTVTLARVDASVFAKTGAAGTREFILKFPAELTSQGSIRFLARFHKGERNGDFALAYLAFDASFAPGSSAASMVDFDEASAYAAHIAANSQVYAYSEDSEPLDMDGPYVFDLAAPGAKQALSSYLSRHPGDRPVAALADAAGTIRFLYHDPLLQSPFMHVGGTAMPVHPATPADSGGYVLSGRLDYPVLHMGDASFPLLLKTPPGTTVTVVPGGEGRLSLRPRFTAQAFTPGQLTSYSSLRTLPGQDCLTCSSEKECRFGFSFASFFPMTEVRVVWYPRLHSDHGRHNSVTLSASVDKAEQTVLGSFRSSGSGIWDGPVRRVSVLALKKPANSLDLFFTLSGDAAQLWSGDGFEMVIEAKLDTRSAPLLPFRDMVPVWADGGSFNDFGIFTSPIRPVFFDRLEISQ, via the coding sequence ATGATCCTCGCGCCTGAGCCCTCCTCCCGCCCTGCCCGGGCCTGGATCGTAGCTGCCATAACCCTGGCCGGTTTCGCCCTGCGCTTCTACCTACTGGACCAGCAGCACTCCTGGTGGGACGAGATCGTCACCGTGACCCGGGCCATGCTGCCCTTGGACGAGCTCTGGACCAGCCTCAAATTCCAAGGGCCGTCCCCGGTCTCGACCGACTGCAGTCCCCCGTTGCACCACCTGTTCATCCATTTCAGCCTGCTCATGGGCAGGACGGATTTTTTCCTCAAGCTGCCGAACGCGGTCTTCGGCACCCTGACCATCCCAGTGGTCTACCAGATGGTCAGGCGCCTGTACGGCTCCAGGGCCGGAATCTGGGCCGCCCTGTTCGTGAGCCTGACCGCCTTTCATGTCAGCTATTCCCGCGACGCACGGTGGTATTCACTCACCTTCCTGGCGGCCACCTTCACGCTGTGGATGTTCCTGGCCGTGCTTCAGGACGGGCGCAAGCGCCATTTCGCGTTTCTGGCCCTCGGCGCGGCGGCCCTGTGCTATTCATCGTACACCGCAGTGACCCTTCTGGGCTCCCTGGTGCTGAGCCTGGGAATCTGGCGGGCCTTCTCGTCACCCGGCGGCAAGCCCGCCAACCGGAGGGCGGCGGGGGTACTCCTGGCCTTGCTGACGGCCGGAGTGATCTATCTTCCCTGGGTCGGAGGCCAGATCAATACGTATTTCGCCTTCCACGACCCCTCGGTCACCCGCCCCTTCACCCTCGAAGGATTTCTGAAGCTGCTGCCGCCCTTCCTGGCCCCGCATTATTTCTCCCAATTCGACCTGAGACCGCTGGCCGTGGGGGTCACACTGGCGGGCACGGCCGCCTTCGCGGCGCGCGGACGACTGTTCCAGTTCCTGGTGCTCGCGCTGTGGACCTTCCTCCCCGTGATCGCCGCCTACAACGCCAAGATCGCCTTCGGCCTGAGCCCCAAATACCTGATGCCGCTTTTTTTCTTCCTGGCCACGATGATCGGGGCCGGAGTCGACTGGCTGGCCGGGCTCGCCTCGCACACGGCGGGGCGTTTCGAGTCCGCCGCGCGATGGACCATGGGAGCAGCGCTTACGCTGGCGCTGTGCTGGATGAGCCTGGCCCATTACCCCGACCATTTCCTCAACCCCCTGGACAGCTACAAGGAGCCCATGTCCTGGCTGGCCCGGCAGCAATACAACGCGCGCTACCTGCTGTTCGGCAAGAGCCGCCAGCACAAAGCCATCGCGGATTGGTATCTCCCGGGAGTGTACGCCGGGGCCGAGTCCCTAGACGCCACGGGCTATAAGCGGGCCGTGGTGCTGCGCAATACCGGCGCCGCGAGTCCCGAAGGCGCCCGGGTGATCAACGATATGCAGACCTCCAGGATGGGCATCCTAAACCGCGCGCCGCTGCTCATCGTCCCGGACTCCCAAGGGCGTTGGCATTACGAAGATCGCTTCGGTGACTTCCGAGCCTATTCGGACGCCTCGAAGCTTCACAATGTCTGCGTCCAGCCGGATTTCACCAACATGGCCCAGTACGACCTCACTGCTCCCGGCGAGGTCGAATACACCTTCGCCAACCCCACTGGGCGCGCCATCGAAGATCTGACGGTCCGCCTGGGCGTGCAGCTTTCGCGCGTGGAGTTCATCACCCCGGACACCGTCCTGGAACTGCTGGCGGCGGGACCAGACGGCAAGACCGTAACGCTGGCCCGCGTCGACGCATCCGTGTTCGCGAAAACAGGGGCCGCGGGCACCAGGGAGTTCATCCTGAAGTTCCCGGCCGAGCTCACCAGCCAAGGCTCCATCCGGTTCCTGGCGCGCTTCCACAAGGGGGAGCGCAACGGTGATTTCGCGCTGGCGTACCTGGCCTTCGACGCGTCCTTCGCTCCCGGCTCCAGTGCCGCCTCCATGGTCGACTTCGACGAGGCAAGTGCTTACGCGGCTCACATCGCCGCCAATTCCCAGGTGTACGCCTACTCGGAGGATTCGGAGCCGCTCGACATGGACGGCCCCTACGTTTTCGACTTGGCCGCGCCCGGCGCGAAACAGGCGCTCTCGTCCTACCTGAGCCGCCACCCTGGGGACCGCCCCGTAGCCGCTCTCGCGGATGCCGCCGGAACCATTCGATTCCTCTACCACGATCCGCTGCTCCAATCCCCCTTCATGCACGTCGGGGGCACCGCCATGCCCGTGCATCCCGCGACGCCCGCCGACTCGGGTGGATACGTCCTGTCCGGACGCCTGGACTACCCCGTGCTGCACATGGGGGACGCATCCTTCCCGCTGCTGCTGAAAACGCCGCCGGGAACCACCGTCACAGTCGTCCCCGGCGGGGAGGGCCGCCTGTCGTTGAGGCCGCGCTTCACCGCGCAAGCCTTCACCCCTGGGCAGCTGACGTCCTACAGTTCCTTGCGGACACTGCCCGGGCAGGATTGCCTCACCTGCTCATCCGAAAAAGAGTGCCGCTTCGGATTCAGCTTCGCCAGCTTTTTCCCCATGACCGAAGTGCGCGTCGTCTGGTATCCAAGGCTTCATTCCGACCATGGACGCCACAACAGCGTGACGCTGTCCGCGTCCGTGGACAAGGCGGAGCAGACCGTGCTCGGCTCCTTCCGAAGCTCCGGCTCCGGCATATGGGACGGCCCGGTCCGGCGCGTAAGCGTGCTCGCTCTGAAAAAGCCGGCCAACAGCCTGGACCTCTTCTTCACGCTTTCAGGCGACGCCGCGCAGCTGTGGTCCGGCGACGGCTTCGAGATGGTCATCGAGGCCAAGCTCGACACGCGTTCCGCACCGCTCCTGCCGTTCCGGGATATGGTCCCGGTTTGGGCCGACGGAGGGAGCTTCAACGACTTTGGCATCTTCACGAGCCCAATACGACCTGTTTTTTTCGACAGACTGGAAATATCACAGTAG